In Drosophila simulans strain w501 chromosome X, Prin_Dsim_3.1, whole genome shotgun sequence, one DNA window encodes the following:
- the LOC120285273 gene encoding NADH-cytochrome b5 reductase-like: MFVFLELKFRIFRTPRVGCLLRPYSPYWSDFVAKEFRILVKLQPEGPMSRHLQAVQPDDLLEFRGPIGQYVHDPQPAKCIYIIAQGVAIAPTLPLVRQVLDNEEDMSRLWHLVCARDLQHVYFREEMLEFAQFWNYRSCLYLPHQQCDSSACQEAGHCAQQCPQLRDNLRYKETAKVSRLDAAELATHLNPAIPGQRVLIVAGDSSFQKIIAQIGTQSLDVDPANIYML; this comes from the coding sequence atgtttgtatttttagaaCTTAAGTTTCGAATTTTTAGAACTCCGCGCGTCGGCTGCCTGCTGCGTCCGTATTCGCCGTATTGGAGCGACTTTGTGGCCAAAGAGTTCCGCATCCTGGTGAAGCTGCAGCCGGAGGGACCAATGTCTCGGCACCTGCAAGCTGTACAGCCCGACGATCTGCTGGAATTCCGAGGTCCCATCGGGCAATACGTACACGATCCACAGCCGGCCAAGTGCATCTATATTATCGCCCAGGGAGTTGCTATTGCACCCACTCTGCCGCTGGTTAGGCAGGTGCTGGACAACGAGGAGGATATGAGTCGCCTGTGGCATTTGGTGTGCGCTCGTGACCTGCAGCATGTCTACTTTCGCGAGGAGATGCTTGAGTTCGCCCAGTTCTGGAACTACAGGAGCTGCCTCTACCTGCCGCATCAGCAGTGTGACTCCTCCGCTTGCCAGGAGGCGGGCCACTGTGCCCAGCAGTGCCCTCAGCTCCGGGACAATCTACGCTACAAGGAGACGGCAAAGGTGTCCCGATTAGATGCCGCCGAACTGGCCACCCACCTCAATCCCGCGATTCCCGGACAGCGCGTCCTCATCGTGGCTGGAGATTCAAGTTTTCAAAAGATCATCGCCCAAATAGGAACACAATCATTGGACGTAGATCCGGCAAACATTTATATGTTGTAA
- the LOC120285274 gene encoding stomatin-like isoform X2 produces the protein MEWVVTLFSVLIFIITSPIAIFICFKVVAEYERAIIFRLGRLSGGARGPGMFFILPCIDEYRKVDLRTVTFNVPQQEMLTKDSVTVTVDAVVYYRISDPLYAVIQDEDYSMSATPLKEASDVISASPSALQLRYLQTLSSISAEKISTIIFPLPMELLTPYLAKYAHLMGPSDNLVLDAHAAWPKTNL, from the exons ATGGAGTGGGTGGTCACCCTGTTCTCCGTGCTGATCTTCATCATCACATCGCCCATCGCCATCTTCATATGCTTCAAGGTGGTGGCGGAGTACGAGCGGGCGATCATCTTCCGGCTGGGCAGACTGAGCGGCGGAGCTCGTGGTCCCGGCATGTTCTTCATCCTGCCGTGCATCGATGAGTACCGCAAGGTGGACCTGCGCACGGTTACCTTCAATGTGCCGCAGCAGGAGATGCTGACGAAGGATTCCGTGACGGTCACCGTGGACGCGGTGGTCTACTATCGCATCAGTGATCCCCTTTACGCGGTCATCCAGGACGAGGACTACAGCATGTCCGCCACACCGCTCAAGGAGGCCTCCGACGTCATCTCCGCCAGTCCATCGGCCTTGCAG CTGCGCTACTTGCAAACCCTGAGCAGCATCTCCGCCGAGAAGATCTCCACCATCATCTTCCCTCTGCCCATGGAGCTGCTGACTCCGTACCTGGCCAAGTACGCCCACTTGATGGGACCGTCCGATAACTTAGTTTTAGACGCACATGCCGCTTGGCCAAAGACCAACCTATGA